A part of Brassica rapa cultivar Chiifu-401-42 chromosome A05, CAAS_Brap_v3.01, whole genome shotgun sequence genomic DNA contains:
- the LOC103868580 gene encoding pentatricopeptide repeat-containing protein At2g22410, mitochondrial isoform X1, whose translation MTSFSLLATSFADDNQRRPMNISNVSKSKLLLPLIPKLNRSLYTHSHRRTRSLPHHKDKPTNHNSTHRLVPHNPFLSLLQKCESLPHLKQIQAQMTITASILDPSDSSRLINFCTLSKSRNLDYCVKLLRGLDNPNAFSWNVTIKGFSESPNPKDAVLIYKEMLRDGGESRPDHFTYPVLFKVCADLELSRLGLMILGHVLKLGLELVSHVHNASIHMLACFGEMGNARKVFDESPVRDVVSWNSLINGYKKMGQAEKAIEVYKEMESEGIDADYVTMIALVSSCAMLGSLKLGREFYGYIIDNGVRMTLPLANTLIDMFSKCGDVHEARMIFDRMEKRTIVSWTTMISGYARSGLLDDARKLFDEMDEKDVVLWNAMIGGLVHAKRAQDALALFQEMQTSSTKPDEITMIHCLSACSQLGALDVGVWIHRYIEKHNLSLNVALGTSLIDMYAKCGNISEARSVFHGMKTRNSLTYTSIIGGLALHGDASAAISYFNEMIDAGIAPDEITFIGLLSACCHAGMIQAGRDYFSQMKSRFNLNPQLKHYSVMVDLLGKAGLLEEAEKLMETMPMEADAAVWGALFFGCKMHRNVVLGEKAAKKLLELDPGDSGIYVLLDKMYGEANMWEDAKKARRMMNERGVEKTPGFSSIKVNGVYFEFIVRDKSRPESEKIYDCLNCLGRHMGSSEVPEMRLL comes from the coding sequence atgacgtCTTTCTCTCTCCTGGCGACCTCCTTCGCCGACGACAATCAGCGGCGGCCAATGAACATTTCGAACGTGAGCAAATCCAAGCTTCTTCTCCCTCTGATACCCAAACTAAACCGCTCATTGTACACTCACTCTCATCGTCGAACTCGCTCCCTTCCTCATCACAAAGACAAACCCACCAACCATAACTCCACACACCGTCTCGTTCCCCACAACCCTTTTCTCTCATTACTCCAAAAATGCGAATCCTTGCCCCACTTGAAGCAGATTCAAGCTCAGATGACAATCACCGCCTCGATTCTCGACCCGTCCGACTCAAGCCGACTAATCAACTTCTGCACCTTATCGAAATCTCGCAACCTCGATTACTGCGTGAAGCTTCTGAGAGGACTCGACAACCCTAACGCGTTCTCATGGAACGTCACGATCAAAGGATTCTCCGAGAGCCCGAACCCTAAAGACGCGGTTTTGATCTACAAGGAGATGCTTAGAGACGGTGGCGAGTCACGACCTGATCATTTTACTTACCCTGTTTTGTTCAAGGTTTGTGCTGATCTCGAGTTGAGTAGATTAGGTCTTATGATTCTTGGGCATGTTCTCAAGTTGGGATTGGAGTTGGTCTCTCATGTGCATAACGCTTCGATTCATATGCTTGCTTGTTTTGGTGAGATGGGGAATGCGCggaaggtgttcgatgaaagtCCTGTCAGAGATGTGGTTTCTTGGAACTCGTTGATTAATGGGTATAAGAAGATGGGTCAGGCTGAGAAGGCGATAGAGGTTTATAAGGAGATGGAATCTGAAGGGATTGACGCTGATTATGTGACGATGATCGCGTTAGTTTCATCCTGTGCTATGCTGGGAAGTTTGAAGCTTGGGAGAGAGTTTTATGGATACATAATAGATAATGGAGTTCGAATGACTCTTCCTCTTGCTAATACTCTCATTGATATGTTCTCAAAATGCGGAGATGTTCACGAGGCAAGGATGATATTTGATAGAATGGAGAAGAGAACGATCGTGTCGTGGACTACGATGATTTCAGGGTATGCTAGAAGTGGTTTGCTTGATGATGCTAGGAAGCTTTTCGATGAGATGGACGAGAAAGATGTTGTGTTGTGGAATGCTATGATCGGTGGATTAGTCCATGCCAAGCGTGCTCAAGATGCTTTGGCGTTGTTCCAGGAGATGCAGACGAGCAGCACAAAGCCTGATGAAATCACCATGATTCATTGCCTCTCTGCGTGTTCTCAGCTTGGTGCTCTTGATGTAGGGGTTTGGATCCATCGATACATCGAGAAACATAATCTCAGTCTCAATGTTGCGCTAGGGACTTCGTTGATCGACATGTATGCCAAATGTGGTAACATCTCAGAAGCTCGCAGTGTTTTCCATGGAATGAAAACAAGAAACTCACTTACGTACACATCTATTATCGGTGGCTTGGCTCTTCACGGAGATGCATCCGCTGCTATATCATACTTTAATGAAATGATTGATGCAGGGATAGCGCCAGATGAGATAACTTTCATAGGTTTATTATCAGCTTGTTGCCACGCAGGAATGATCCAAGCCGGCCGGGATTATTTCTCTCAGATGAAGTCTAGGTTCAACTTAAATCCTCAATTGAAACACTACTCTGTTATGGTAGACCTTCTAGGAAAAGCTGGGCTACTAGAAGAAGCAGAGAAGCTCATGGAAACTATGCCAATGGAGGCAGATGCTGCGGTCTGGGGAGCTTTATTTTTTGGTTGCAAGATGCATCGTAATGTTGTATTGGGAGAGAAAGCGGCTAAGAAGCTTTTAGAACTTGATCCTGGTGATAGTGGAATCTATGTGTTGTTGGATAAAATGTATGGAGAGGCTAATATGTGGGAAGATGCAAAGAAAGC
- the LOC103868580 gene encoding pentatricopeptide repeat-containing protein At2g22410, mitochondrial isoform X2 encodes MTSFSLLATSFADDNQRRPMNISNVSKSKLLLPLIPKLNRSLYTHSHRRTRSLPHHKDKPTNHNSTHRLVPHNPFLSLLQKCESLPHLKQIQAQMTITASILDPSDSSRLINFCTLSKSRNLDYCVKLLRGLDNPNAFSWNVTIKGFSESPNPKDAVLIYKEMLRDGGESRPDHFTYPVLFKVCADLELSRLGLMILGHVLKLGLELVSHVHNASIHMLACFGEMGNARKVFDESPVRDVVSWNSLINGYKKMGQAEKAIEVYKEMESEGIDADYVTMIALVSSCAMLGSLKLGREFYGYIIDNGVRMTLPLANTLIDMFSKCGDVHEARMIFDRMEKRTIVSWTTMISGYARSGLLDDARKLFDEMDEKDVVLWNAMIGGLVHAKRAQDALALFQEMQTSSTKPDEITMIHCLSACSQLGALDVGVWIHRYIEKHNLSLNVALGTSLIDMYAKCGNISEARSVFHGMKTRNSLTYTSIIGGLALHGDASAAISYFNEMIDAGIAPDEITFIGLLSACCHAGMIQAGRDYFSQMKSRFNLNPQLKHYSVMVDLLGKAGLLEEAEKLMETMPMEADAAVWGALFFGCKMHRNVVLGEKAAKKLLELDPGDSGIYVLLDKMYGEANMWEDAKKARRMMNERGVEKTPGFSSIKHVGLFIVPRKKAT; translated from the coding sequence atgacgtCTTTCTCTCTCCTGGCGACCTCCTTCGCCGACGACAATCAGCGGCGGCCAATGAACATTTCGAACGTGAGCAAATCCAAGCTTCTTCTCCCTCTGATACCCAAACTAAACCGCTCATTGTACACTCACTCTCATCGTCGAACTCGCTCCCTTCCTCATCACAAAGACAAACCCACCAACCATAACTCCACACACCGTCTCGTTCCCCACAACCCTTTTCTCTCATTACTCCAAAAATGCGAATCCTTGCCCCACTTGAAGCAGATTCAAGCTCAGATGACAATCACCGCCTCGATTCTCGACCCGTCCGACTCAAGCCGACTAATCAACTTCTGCACCTTATCGAAATCTCGCAACCTCGATTACTGCGTGAAGCTTCTGAGAGGACTCGACAACCCTAACGCGTTCTCATGGAACGTCACGATCAAAGGATTCTCCGAGAGCCCGAACCCTAAAGACGCGGTTTTGATCTACAAGGAGATGCTTAGAGACGGTGGCGAGTCACGACCTGATCATTTTACTTACCCTGTTTTGTTCAAGGTTTGTGCTGATCTCGAGTTGAGTAGATTAGGTCTTATGATTCTTGGGCATGTTCTCAAGTTGGGATTGGAGTTGGTCTCTCATGTGCATAACGCTTCGATTCATATGCTTGCTTGTTTTGGTGAGATGGGGAATGCGCggaaggtgttcgatgaaagtCCTGTCAGAGATGTGGTTTCTTGGAACTCGTTGATTAATGGGTATAAGAAGATGGGTCAGGCTGAGAAGGCGATAGAGGTTTATAAGGAGATGGAATCTGAAGGGATTGACGCTGATTATGTGACGATGATCGCGTTAGTTTCATCCTGTGCTATGCTGGGAAGTTTGAAGCTTGGGAGAGAGTTTTATGGATACATAATAGATAATGGAGTTCGAATGACTCTTCCTCTTGCTAATACTCTCATTGATATGTTCTCAAAATGCGGAGATGTTCACGAGGCAAGGATGATATTTGATAGAATGGAGAAGAGAACGATCGTGTCGTGGACTACGATGATTTCAGGGTATGCTAGAAGTGGTTTGCTTGATGATGCTAGGAAGCTTTTCGATGAGATGGACGAGAAAGATGTTGTGTTGTGGAATGCTATGATCGGTGGATTAGTCCATGCCAAGCGTGCTCAAGATGCTTTGGCGTTGTTCCAGGAGATGCAGACGAGCAGCACAAAGCCTGATGAAATCACCATGATTCATTGCCTCTCTGCGTGTTCTCAGCTTGGTGCTCTTGATGTAGGGGTTTGGATCCATCGATACATCGAGAAACATAATCTCAGTCTCAATGTTGCGCTAGGGACTTCGTTGATCGACATGTATGCCAAATGTGGTAACATCTCAGAAGCTCGCAGTGTTTTCCATGGAATGAAAACAAGAAACTCACTTACGTACACATCTATTATCGGTGGCTTGGCTCTTCACGGAGATGCATCCGCTGCTATATCATACTTTAATGAAATGATTGATGCAGGGATAGCGCCAGATGAGATAACTTTCATAGGTTTATTATCAGCTTGTTGCCACGCAGGAATGATCCAAGCCGGCCGGGATTATTTCTCTCAGATGAAGTCTAGGTTCAACTTAAATCCTCAATTGAAACACTACTCTGTTATGGTAGACCTTCTAGGAAAAGCTGGGCTACTAGAAGAAGCAGAGAAGCTCATGGAAACTATGCCAATGGAGGCAGATGCTGCGGTCTGGGGAGCTTTATTTTTTGGTTGCAAGATGCATCGTAATGTTGTATTGGGAGAGAAAGCGGCTAAGAAGCTTTTAGAACTTGATCCTGGTGATAGTGGAATCTATGTGTTGTTGGATAAAATGTATGGAGAGGCTAATATGTGGGAAGATGCAAAGAAAGC